The Mauremys reevesii isolate NIE-2019 linkage group 1, ASM1616193v1, whole genome shotgun sequence genome has a segment encoding these proteins:
- the MGST1 gene encoding microsomal glutathione S-transferase 1, with protein MAELAQLIDSEVFLAYATYTTIVLLKMMLMSVTTAFFRMTRKAFSNPEDTATFGKGENAKKYLRTDPDVERVRRCHLNDLENIVPFIGIGLLYALSGPALSTALLHFRIFVGARIFHTIAYLTPLPQPSRGLSWAAGYAVTISMAYRVLTTGLYL; from the exons ATGGCTGAACTTGCCCAGCTAATTGACAGCGAGGTGTTCCTGGCTTATGCTACCTAcacaaccattgtccttttaaaaATGATGCTAATGAGTGTTACAACAGCATTCTTCAGAATGACAAGAAAG GCATTTAGTAACCCAGAAGATACAGCAACGTTTGGCAAAGGTGAGAATGCTAAGAAGTACCTGCGGACTGACCCAGACGTTGAACGTGTGCGCAG GTGCCACCTGAACGACCTTGAAAACATTGTCCCGTTTATTGGCATTGGTCTGCTCTATGCCCTGAGTGGCCCTGCTCTGTCCACAGCTTtgctgcacttcaggatcttCGTTGGGGCTAGAATCTTTCACACTATTGCGTATTtgacacctctcccccagcccagcagaggcTTGTCTTGGGCAGCTGGGTATGCAGTTACCATCTCAATGGCATACAGGGTGCTGACAACTGGATTGTACCTGTAA